One window of the Camelina sativa cultivar DH55 chromosome 1, Cs, whole genome shotgun sequence genome contains the following:
- the LOC104777231 gene encoding uncharacterized protein LOC104777231, with the protein MVITAKLQRMYDSQVLNSKSNPFLRRSNSIKKSQGTVTMPEGIEETCQESTSGESFPYRFQLEEDVKRLQLQLQEEIDLHTFLESVMEKDPWELSPSSSVPHPAQELFSNIVTLETAVTKLEQEMMSLNFQLSQERNERRLAEYHLTHSASPPNPSSSLRYLNHSDSEFHQSAEDSPCQDQTAQNQESSSESSPAESIFEKTLDPSNNFLEKRLMRKTNAKKLPRGMPPKYLWDHPNLLTEEMVRCMKNIFMSLADPKATSKASSNESQLSPVSPRGHLSSSASWWPSTERSMISSWVQSPQIDIQNNANVLATGDVFDPYRVRGKLSWAEIGNYSLASEVSWMSVGKKQLEYASGALRKFRTLVEQLARVNPIHLSCNEKLAFWINLYNALIMHAYLAYGVPKSDLKLFSLMQKAAYTVGGHSYTAAAMEYVILKMKPPIHRPQIALLLAIHKMKVSEEQRRASIDTHEPLLGFALSCGMYSSPAVRIYTAKGVKEELLEAQRDFIQASVGLSSKGKLLVPKMLQCYAKSLVEDSNLGVWISRYLPPHQAAFVEQCISQRRQSLLASRNCGILPFDSRFRYLFLPDNNISL; encoded by the exons ATGGTAATAACTGCCAAACTCCAGAGGATGTATGACTCTCAAGTTTTGAACTCTAA ATCCAATCCATTTCTCAGACGTTCGAATTCTATAAAGAAATCCCAGGGTACAGTAACCATGCCAGAG GGCATAGAAGAAACTTGCCAGGAATCTACAAGTGGTGAATCTTTTCCATATAGATTTCAACTAGAAGAGGAT GTAAAAAGATTGCAACTCCAACTCCAAGAAGAAATAGATTTACACACCTTTTTAGAGAGCGTCATGGAGAAAGATCCTTGGGAGTTGTCTCCTTCTTCTAGTGTTCCCCATCCT GCTCAGGAACTGTTTTCCAATATAGTTACACTAGAGACTGCAGTCACGAAGCTCGAGCAAGAAATGATGTCACTAAATTTCCAACTTAGCCAAGAACGAAATGAGAGGAGACTCGCGGAATACCATTTGACACATTCGGCTTCTCCACCA AACCCTTCCTCTTCCTTAAGATATTTGAATCATTCAGATTCCGAGTTCCATCAATCAGCAGAAGACAGTCCATGTCAAGACCAGACAGCTCAAAACCAAGAATCTTCATCTGAATCATCTCCAGCAGAATCAATTTTTGAG AAAACATTGGACCCAAGTAATAACTTTCTTGAAAAGAGGCTAATGAGAAAGACAAATGCGAAGAAACTACCTCGAGGAATGCCACCAAAGTACCTGTGGGATCATCCTAATCTATTGACTGAAGAAATGGTGAGATGTATGAAGAACATCTTCATGTCTCTGGCTGATCCGAAAGCAACCTCAAAAGCATCCTCAAACGAGAGTCAACTCTCACCAGTATCACCTCGTGGGCATCTATCAAGCTCAGCGTCCTGGTGGCCTTCAACAGAACGTTCAATGATCTCATCATGGGTGCAAAGCCCCCAAATAGATATCCAAAACAACGCCAATGTTTTGGCCACAGGAGATGTCTTTGATCCTTATAGAGTTCGTGGGAAGTTAAGCTGGGCGGAGATTGGAAACTATAGTTTGGCATCCGAGGTTTCTTGGATGTCTGTTGGGAAGAAACAGCTGGAATATGCTTCTGGGGCATTGAGGAAGTTCAG GACTCTGGTGGAGCAATTGGCTAGAGTAAACCCTATTCATTTGAGCTGCAACGAGAAGCTAGCTTTCTGGATTAACCTTTACAACGCGTTGATTATGCAT GCGTATTTGGCTTATGGTGTCCCAAAAAGCGACCTGAAGCTTTTCTCCTTGATGCAAAAG GCGGCGTATACAGTTGGAGGCCACTCATATACTGCAGCGGCAATGGAATATGTGATACTGAAGATGAAACCGCCTATCCACAGGCCACAAATT GCTCTGCTTCTTGCCATCCACAAGATGAAAGTATCAGAAGAACAGCGCAGGGCAAGCATTGATACACATGAACCTCTTCTCGGCTTTGCTCTAAGCTGTGGAATGTACTCATCTCCTGCG GTGAGGATCTACACAGCGAAAGGAGTGAAGGAAGAGCTACTAGAAGCTCAAAGGGACTTTATACAAGCATCAGTAGGACTGAGTAGCAAAGGGAAGCTCTTAGTACCCAAAATGCTCCAGTGTTATGCCAAGAGTTTGGTGGAGGATTCGAACTTGGGGGTCTGGATATCGAGGTACCTTCCTCCGCATCAAGCGGCTTTTGTGGAGCAATGCATCTCTCAGCGAAGACAAAGCCTTCTCGCCTCACGCAACTGCGGAATACTACCCTTCGATTCTCGTTTCAGATACCTGTTTCTCCCCGACAACAACATCTCGTTGTAA